From the Pseudodesulfovibrio alkaliphilus genome, one window contains:
- a CDS encoding recombinase family protein, whose protein sequence is MTNIGYIRVSSVDQKTDRQLDGVKLDEVFKEKASAGTMKRPVLEECMRFVRKGDILHVHSIDRLARNLGDLLSILKTLTGKGVALEFHKERLTFTGEDNPFQTLQLQIIGSVAQFERAIIRERQREGIAKAQAKGKHCGRKPTLTPEQVQEIRDKIAAGAEKKALATEYGVSRQTLYRILGG, encoded by the coding sequence ATGACTAACATCGGTTACATCAGAGTGAGCAGTGTAGATCAAAAGACAGATAGGCAGCTTGACGGCGTGAAGCTCGATGAAGTGTTTAAAGAGAAGGCCAGCGCAGGGACAATGAAACGCCCTGTTCTGGAAGAGTGTATGAGATTCGTGAGGAAGGGGGACATACTCCACGTTCATTCTATCGACCGCCTTGCCCGTAACCTTGGCGACCTCCTGTCCATCCTCAAGACCCTGACGGGCAAGGGGGTGGCCTTAGAGTTTCATAAAGAACGCCTGACGTTCACCGGGGAGGACAACCCTTTCCAGACTCTCCAGCTTCAAATCATTGGTTCTGTTGCTCAGTTTGAACGAGCTATTATCCGTGAGCGTCAGCGTGAGGGCATAGCCAAGGCACAAGCCAAGGGGAAGCATTGCGGCAGGAAGCCCACGCTCACGCCTGAACAGGTGCAAGAAATCAGGGATAAGATTGCGGCAGGAGCGGAGAAGAAGGCATTGGCCACAGAGTACGGGGTCAGTCGTCAGACCCTCTACAGGATACTGGGGGGGTGA